In Campylobacter massiliensis, the DNA window GTGCTATTTGAGCACGAGTGCAGGCAGGGGCTAGAAGATAGGCTTAAATTCGTCCCCGCAGAGCGCCACGAGGAGTATAGGACGCGTCTGCAGCGCGAGATAGATATCATAAACAAGATGAACTTCCCGGGCTATATGATGATCGTTTGGGACTTTATAAATGAAGCTAAAAAGCGCGGCGTGCCGGTAGGCCCGGGACGCGGCTCGGCGGCGGGCAGCCTAGTAGCCTATAGTCTAAAGATCACGGATCTGGATCCGCTGCCCTATAACCTGCTTTTCGAGCGTTTTTTGAACCCGGAGCGCGTGAGCATGCCCGATATCGACGTGGACTTTTGTCAAAACCGCCGCGGCGAGATCATCGACTACGTCATCGAAAAGTACGGCAAATTTAACGTGGCTCAAGTCATAACCTTCGGTAAGCTGCTGGCAAAAGGCGTCATCCGAGACGTCGCGCGAGTATGCGACATGCCCTATGCCGAGGCCGACGCTATGGCTAAGCTCATCCCTGACGAGCTAGGCATCACGCTAGAACAGGCCTTTGAAAAAGAGCCAAAGATCGGCGAGCTGATAGCGACAAACTCAAATGCAAATAGAATTTGGAAATTCGCCCTTGACCTCGAAGGTCTAAACCGAAACGCCGGCATGCACGCGGCGGGCGTGGTCATCTCAAACGAGGAGCTGTGGAACAAAACCCCGCTTTTTCGTCAGCCAAACGCCGAGGAGGATCACTTCGTCACGCAGTATAGCCTAAAGTACCTAGAGGACGTCGACCTCATCAAATTTGACTTCCTGGGGCTAAAGACTCTAACCGTGATAGATAACGCCGTAAAGCTCGTAAAAAAGAGATTTGGCAAGGAAATCATCTGGGAGCAGGTCAATAAAAACGACCCCAAAACCTACGAGACGATTAGTAGCGGCCAGACGCTGGGACTGTTTCAGATAGAGAGCGAAGGTATGCAAAAAGTCGGAGCCGATATGCGCCCCGACTGCTTCGAGGATATCATCGCGATGATCTCGCTTTACCGTCCGGGTCCGATGGATCTTATTCCTGATTTTATCAAGCGCAAGCACGGCCTGGAGCCTATCACGTACATTTTCCCCGAGCTTCAGCCGATACTAGAGCCCACATACGGCGTTATCGTATATCAAGAGCAAGTTATGCAAATCGTGCAGACTATCGGCGGCTTTTCTTTGGGGGGCGCGGATCTCGTGCGCCGCGCGATGGGTAAAAAGATAAAAGAGGAGATGGATAGGCTAAAGGGCAAATTTATCGAAGGCGCCGAGGCGCAGGGGCTAGACGGCAAAAAGGCCGACGAGCTGTTTGAGCTTATTTTGCACTTTGCTTCGTACGGATTTAACAAATCCCACGCCGCGGCCTACACCTACGTGACCTTTCAGACGGCCTATATGAAGACTTACTATCCGGCCGAATTTATGGCGGCTCTCATCACGAGCGAGGAGACCAACGCCGATAAGATTTCGCGCTACATCGACGAGTGTAAGCGCCTAGATATCGCTATCCTGCCGCCGTCGGTCAATAAATCTGCCAAAGAATTCTCAGTCGTTAGCGAAGGAGGCAAGGACGCCATCATCTATGGCCTAGGCGCGATAAAAGGCGTCGGAGGCGCGGCGATCGAAAATATCCTAGAGGAGCAGGCCAAGGGCGAGTTTAAGGATATCGACGACTTCGTCTCGCGCGTGGATAACTTTAAGGTAAATAAAAAAGTCTTTGAAAGCCTGATAAAATCGGGCTCGTTTGATAGTTTCGGCCTAACGCGCAAGATGATGCTAAATAACCTAGATAACATCGTAGAGGCGTGCAAAAATGCCGCAACTATCAAGAAAAACGCGGCCGAGAGCCTCTTTGGCGACGATGAGAGTATGGGCACGGTTAAAACTAGTCTCGTGCGCGACGACTCCGAGCTAGAACTAAAAACCAAGCTCAAATTTGAGCTAGAAAGCGTGGGTATCTACCTCTCGGGCCACCCGCTAGACGAGTACCGCGAGCAAATCTCAAAGATAAAATACACGCTAAGCGATAAATTTGACGAGCTACCAGAAAATGGCGAGATGCTGCTCGTGGGCAAGATAGAGGACCTAACGACCAGGATCAGCAAGAAAAACGGCAAAAAAATGGGCACGATCGAGATGCTTGACTTTCACGGCACGGTCGAGATCGCGGTCTTTGACAGAGGTCTTGGCGCGGTCGAGTCGATGAGTGCGGACGAGCGCGATCTGCCGCATGCGTTTAAGGTTCGCTACTCCAAAGACGGGCAGTTCATGCGCATAAATTTGGATAAAATTTTGACGCTAGATGAGGCTATGGGTATGGACTTTTCGCATCCGCTCGAAAAATACAAAGAGCAAATCGAACAGATAAAACACACGCCTAGCAAAGACTTTGGCAAGATAGATAAGACCAGCGAGATCTTAGTCGTCGGCAAGATCAGAGAGGTCGCCAGCATCACGAGCAAAAAGAGCGGCAAAGAGTTTATGATGCTAAGCATCATGGATCTTTTTAGCACGTTTAAGGTTGCGGCGTTTGACTCCGAAAAGGGGCTCATCGATAGCCTAAGCGACGAGCAAAAGAACGCTCCGCTAGCCTTTAAGGTGCGCTACAGCCGCGACGATCAGGGCGCTCGCATAAACCTCATCGACGTCGTGAGCCTAGAGGATGCGCGCGATATGAATTTCCAAAGCAGAAGCTTTAAACAGCGCAAGGAAAGTAGCGGCGGCAGCTACCAAAACGGCCAGACGTCTAGCGAAAACAGAGTCAAAAGAGAGCTTGAGGATCTGGTTTTGGAGCTAAATTTGGACGAAACGGGCAAGGATCTCATCACGCAAATTTACCGTGCCGCCATCGGCGAACACCGCGCCGCAGCCGATAAAAACAACAAACGCCTGATCATCCGTATCAAAGACGCGCAGGAAGGCCGCGCGCTGGTATATACGACGGAGTTTATCGTGGGTGAGGGTTTTGAGGAGAGGGCGCTAGGCTTAAGGCAGGCTGTTTAGATTTGAGAATTTACGGCTCGTCTTTTTGGTTTATACTTCGCTGCTTTTAAATTTAGCTTGGTCATTACCCGCACGGTAGCTCCCGTCGTAAAATTTAAAAGCGGCTTGTCTCGCGAGCGCTTTTTGAATTTAAATTTGACGACGCAAGATTAATCAAATTTGACTGATTTATCGGCAAGCTTTGGGCTTAAATTTAAAGAAAACACGCGAGAAAGCGTGCTAAAAGAGCTAATGAGGCTTAAAAAAGCATACTAAGACTCGTGGTAAATCGCAAAAAAAGCAAAAGCCGGACGTAAAAGTCTAGCCGTTTTCTTATAAATTTGGCTTCCAAAGCCGTCTTTTTGCTTTCAAATGATACAATTCTGATTTCAATTATTACATTTTGTCTTTAAATTTGACGGGAGCTCTTATGAAAAAACTGGTTTGGCTAAATCCTATTGTAAAAAACATCTACGACTTTGCGGCGCTTAAAGAAATTTTACAAAACAAAGGTTTTAGCGTAGTAGAGTGCGAAAAAGACCACGTCCAAAGCGTAAAAAACGCATACAAAAATGGCCTTACACAAAGCGAGCTCATCTTTGATAGTCGCTGTCCGAGGGCTGTAAATTTCGTCAGAGCAAATTTTAAAGAGCAAGCCGCTCTCATCTCAAATTTAAATCCCATTTTAATAGAAAGCGCCATCGAGCTTAGCTCAAAGCTAAAAGAGGACGAGCGGCTTTATGTGACGACGCCCTGCGAGGACTTGGCTGAGCTTGGCAGGAGGCTAAATTTAGCGCGAACCACATTTTTGACGTGGAAAAGCTTTAGGGAGCAAAACGCTATAAATTTAAAGATGCGCAGTATCGAGCAAAGTCCGGTACCGCCGGGCTTTTTCACAAATTTGGGCGTAAAAACTCTAAGCCTTGGTAGCAAAGAGAAGATAGAAAATGCCCTTTCATATAAATTTAGCGAGCTTAAAAACTACCGGATCATCGAGCTTTTGTACTGCGAAAACGGCTGTCACAACGGAGATGGGCTGTGAGGGAGATTTTTAAAAAGAGCATTTTGATCTTAGCGATCTTTGCCCTCTGGCAGGTCGTTTGCGAGCTAGAAATTTTCACGCCGTATATCTTGCCAAGTCCGGCAGCGACGCTAAAGACGATGTATAGCATGAGCCTAAGCGGCGAGCTTGCCACGCATACGATCACCAGCTTTAAGCGCATATTTGTAGGATATGCTCTTTCTTTTGCCCTAGCGCTCGTGCTTGGCGGTATAGCGACACTTTTGCCAAAGATCAGCGTTTATTACGAGTGGATACTAGAGTTTTTTAGAAACATCCCTCCGCTTAGTTTAATAGCCATTTTGGTGCTTTGGTTTGGTATAAACGAGACGCCAAAGATCATTATTATCGTCTTAGCCTCGTTTTTCCCGATGTTTCTAAGTATCCAAAAGGGGCTAACGAGCTGTGACGTGAAGCTCATCGAGGTTGGCAAAATTTTTGGCTTTAGCAAATTTGAAATTTTTTACAAGATCATCTTAAAAAGCGCGCTAAAAGATATCTTTGTCGGCATGCGAATAGGCTTTGGCTACGCCATGCGCGCGATCATCGGAGCTGAAATGATAGCGGCTTCAAGCGGGCTGGGCTACCTCATACTTGACGCTGAGGAGCTTTCGCGTGCGGATAGGATATTTGTAGGCATTTTTACGATCGGCATTTGCGGCGTGCTCATAGATAGGCTCTTTTTGCTTTTGATAGCGAAATTTAGCCTTTTGCGAGGTGAGAAATGATAGAAATTTCAAATTTATCCAAGCATTTTTATATCGGTGAGAAGCGTATCGACGTTTTGAGAGAGCTAAATTTAAATATAAAAAAAGATAAGATCACCGTCATACTTGGTAGAAGCGGATGTGGCAAAACGACGCTTTTAAGGCTTGTTGCTGGCCTTGAGAGCATTAGCCTTGGCGAGATAAAATTTAAAGAGCCAGCAAAGATCGGCTTTGTATTTCAGGAGGCCCGCCTTATGCCATTTCTAAACGTCTATGAAAACATCGTTTTTCCGCTTAAAAAGCAGGAGATAGAGGCTGCAAAGATCGATAGTTTGATATCTATGATAGGGCTTAGCGACTTTAAATTTGCCGCCGTTTCGCAGCTATCCGGCGGCATGAGCTCGCGCGTTTCGCTTGCAAGGGTGCTTGCGTACGAGGCAAATTTGATCCTCATGGATGAGCCGTTTGCTGCGCTTGATGCATTTACGAGAGCTAGCATGCAGGCTGAAATTTTAAAAATACAAGCCGGCAAAACTATCCTTTTCGTCACGCACAACATAGACGAGGCGCTGTTTTTGGCTGATGAGATCATCTTGCTTGAAAAGGGCGGGATAAAATCAAACTACGATCTATCAAATTCAGCAAGGCCAAGAGATCTGCTAAGCGAGGAGCTAATAGCCGTAAAACGCAAAATTTTGAGTGAAATTTAGAATAAAAAATGATAACTAAAACTAAAATGAAGCAAAAAATTATATAATTTATAAAATTTTTAAAGGAGCAATATGAGAAAGTTTTTCAAGGTTTTGTGTGCGGCCTCTTTGTTTTGTCTAGTCGCAAACGCAAGCGAAGGCTTAGATAAGATCGGCATGACCTACGTCAAATCGCCGCTAAATGTCCCATCGATCGTCGATAAATTTAAAGGCTTTTACGCGAAGTCTTTTGGCGTGCCGGTCGAGTACTCCGAGATCACCTCGGGCGCTAAACAAACGCAAGCGCTCGCTTCAAATTCGCTCCAGTTTCTAAACTGCGTGGGCGGAACTTCGGTCATACTTGCAGCGGCAAATAAGGCTGATATAAAGATCATAAGTGCCTATTCAAGGGCGCCAGAGGCATTTGTGATATTTTCTAAGGACCAAAACATAAAGTCGCCAAAAGATCTAAAAGGTAAAAAAGTAGCAGGTCCAAAGGGCACGATCTTAAACGAGCTTTTGGTTAGATACCTAGCGCTTGGAGGGCTTAGCATAAATGACGTAGAGTTCATCTCTATGGGCATTCCGGCTGCGCAAGCCGCAGTTGAAAACGGCAGCGTCGATGCAGCGCTTCTTGCAGGACCTGCTGCTTATAACGCTCAAAAATCAGGCCTAAATGTGGTCACAACCGGCAAAGGCGTCATCACTCCGGTCATCGTCACCGCAACAAGCGGCGAGTTTTATAAAAAGCATAAAGAGGTAGTTGAGAAATTTAAAAAGGCTCAGGACGAAATTTTAGACTACATCAAGGCAAACGAGGACGAGGCGCTTAAATTTACGGCCGAAGAGACTGGGCTAAGCATAGAGGCGGTAAAGAGCATGTACCCTCAGTACGACTTTAGCTCAAAGATCACGGCTGATGATATAAAAGCCCTTGAAGCTACGCAAGAATTTATGCTTGAAAGTAAGATGATCGAGCAAAAAATAGATATAAAATCACTTCTACTAAACTAAATTTAAAGGGCAAATTTGCCCTTTAATTATCCTCGGCGCCTTGTAAAAATCTCCAAATTTGCATTATAATAACGGCAAAATTTAGAGGTATAAAAGTACCCGTTTTAGATTGGTAAGGCAAGGCAATGAAGCTAAAACTGATAAAAAGATACGCTGCAGATGAGTTTAGCTACGAAATTTTGAAAAATAAATTTAAGATAAAAGCCCTGCGCGAACCGATCGGCGTAGGCGCTAGCCTGGTAAGGGCGCTAAGAAAATAAATTTAAGGAATAAAATGAAAAATTTGATTGTGTTGATACTTTTTGCTATCGCGGCTATGGCAGGCGAGCCTAAAAAAGGCGAACTCAGCCCCGAAAAAGAGGCGTTTTTAAGCGCTAGATACGAGGAGCTCAAAAAATCGTGCGCCCAAAAGGACGCGAGAGCTTGCAAGCGCGTGATCTTGTTTTACCAAAAACAGACCAAAAAGCAGAACGAAAAAGACATTCGCGAAGCGATGCAAATTTTGCTTGATGCGTGCAAGGATGGTAAATTTGACGCATGCGCGGCGGCGGGCGAAATGCATATAAATAATAAAGATTTCGTTGCCGCAAGGGAGATTTTGAGCCCGGCTTGCGATAGCGGCTATCAGGATGCTTGCGTGCAGTACGGCAAGAGCTTTGAGGCTGACGGCGCGCCCGGCAAGGACGAAAAACGCGCGAAAAAACTATATGAAACCGCATGCGAAAAGGGCTCGGCGCTAGGGTGCGAGCATCTGGGGCTAGCGATCGGTAGCAGCGCGCCGGAGCAGGCGGTCGGCTATATGCGCAAGGCGTGCGAGATGGACGCTTGGCGATGTTTTAGATTCGGCACGATGGCGATGCCTTATGGGGCCAAGGAAGGGGTAATGGCGCTTGTTAGAAGCTGCCACGAAACGGATATGCTCGCTGGCTGCATCATGCTGGCTAAATACCACGAAAAAGAGCTGCGCGAGATCGCGGGCGAGGCTGAGGTGAAGCGGCTATACGCTCGCCTTTGCGAGTTGGTGCCGCACGGGGAGCACTGCCAAAAAGCGCAGTAAATTTAGTTAAATTTGCGGCTTTTGGATTTGAGATAGGGTGGGCAGCACGGCGAGGCCAGGGTAAATTTGAAGTCAAATTTAAAAGCGCCCGCTAAGGCGGCTCAAAACAGCGGGCAAATTTAACAAAAACCAGGTCAAAGGAGTAAAAATGGCTATCATTAAAGTCGATTTACAAAAATCATACCGCATCCTAAACCCGGGCGCGACCACGCTCGTATCGGCAAAACACGGCGACGACGTCAATGCGATGGCGATAACGTGGGCGCAGGCGCTTGATTATGACAAGGTTACCATCGTGCCGCACAATGGCTCGTACACGAGGACGCTCATCGAAAAGAGCGGGTATTTCGCCGTGCAGATCCCCACGGCAGCGCAGGCGGAGCTGGTTAGCGAGCTGGGCGCCGAAAACAACTCGCGCTTTGATAACGCGGACAAGATGAAAAACGTGGAAATTTTTTATCAAGATGACTCCCGCGTGCCGCTGATCGCGGGCTGCGCGGCATGGCTCGTTTGCAAGCGCATCCCCGAGCCTCACAACGAGCAGTGCTACGATCTTTTCATCGGCGAGGTCGTCGCGGCGTATGCGGACGAGCGGATATTTGACGGCGGACACTGGCTGTTTGAAAAGATCCCTGACGAGCTAAAGACGCTTCACTACGTCGCCGGCGGTCGGTACTATCTGGACGGCAAAGCGGTAGATACCAAGCGCACGCCCGTAAGCGACGAATAAACCGCCTCACAAAACGCAGGCAAATTTGTAAATTTAAGATGAGTTCACGCGTGAATGCGCGGCGGGCTTTAGTAAAATTTCAAACTGAAAAAACCAAGAAAGGATAGAAAATGAAAAAATATATCGTCATCACCGGCGCGAGTTCTGGTATCGGAGCAGCTACGGCAAAGGCGTTTGCTGGGTGCGGAGAAAATTTGATCCTAATCGCGCGCAGAGCGGAGCTTCTGCAAAGCTTAAAGGACGAGATCGCTAAAATTTCGCCTGAATCAGACGCCCTCGTTAAAATTTGCGACCTTGCGCGCAGCGAGAACGTCTTAGCGCTTTGGGACGAGCTAAAAAGCTACGAGCTAAAGGCGCTCATAAACAATGCGGGCTTCGGGGATTACGGCGCGGTCGGCGAGCGCGATCTATCCAAAATCTCGCAGATGCTGGAGCTTAATATCATCTCGCTCACGCTGCTAAGCCACCTCTTCGTGCGCGATTACAAGTATAAACCCACTCAGCTCATCAATATCTCCTCCGCTGGCGGCTACAGCATGGTGCCAAACGCCGTCACCTACTGCGCGAGCAAGTTTTTCGTAAGCGCCTTTACTGAGGGCTTGCACCGCGAGCTGGCGCAGGATAAAGAGGCCAAAATGCAGGCTAAAGTTCTAGCGCCCGCCGCGACTAGGACGGAATTCGGCCCCGTAGCGACGGATGACGCGGGCTACGACTACGACGCGGCTTTTAAGCGCTATCATTCAAGCGAGGAGATGGCGGAATTTCTGCTTGCGCTTTACGATAGCGACGCGTGCGTGGGCGCGGTGGATCGAAACAGCTTCGAGTTTAGCTTGGGGGCTGCGCGATTTGACTACGCGGGCAAACGCTAAATTTATGCATTATGCGTCGCGCGACGAAGTGTGAAATTTGAGTAACGTAATATCGGAGCTAAATTTGACCTCAAAGCGCGCTAAAATTTAAAGAAATTTAAGGAGCGAAAATGGGTAAAACGGCTTTGGTCGTGGGAGCTACGGGAGCGGTTGGGCGCGAGATCGTTCGCGGGCTTTGCGAAAATGAAAACTACGACAAAATCATCGTTTGGACGCGCAGGGAGCTAAAATTTAGCCACGAAAAGCTAGAGACGCAGATCGTAAATTTTTGCGACGTAAAAAACATGCCGCCGCGCGAGATAGACGAGATATTTTGCGCGCTTGGCACGACGATGAAGCAAGCCGGCAGCCGCGGGCAGTTTTATAAAGTGGACGTGAGCTACCCAGTAAATATCGCAAAATGGGGCATCGCCTCGGGCGCGCGCCGTTTTGCGCTCATTTCGTCGCAGGGTGCGGACGAGCGGTCAAGATTTTTTTATCTGCGCGCAAAGGGCAAGGCGGAGAAAAAGATCGCCGCGCTAAAATACGAGAGCGTGCAAATCGCGCGGCTACCTGCGATAAAAAGCGAGCGCGAGCAGGTGCGTATGGGCGAGCTCTTTACGATTTGGCTGTTTGGGTTTTTGCCGAAGTTTATCTTAACGAACTACCGCCCGATGAGCGCGAAAGATATCGCGGCCGCCGTCATCGCCGCCGCACAGACGGAGGCTAAAGGCGTGCAAATTTATCATCCAAGAGAGTTTATTTAGAAGCAAAAGCGTAAAGGTCGTTTTGGCTTTAAGCTTTTAAAAACGCCGAAAAATGCGCCCGCTATTTTAAAATAAAAAATCGGCTGAATTTTGCAAGGCGCGCAGACCTATTTAAATTTGACCCTTGAGCGCGGTTTGGGTATTTGCTCGGTCGCGGCCAAAAGTCGGGTGTGTCAAAAAAGAGGCTCGCGTTTATGTTGGGCTATTTGCCTGGCTGCGGCCAAAAGCGCTGGTAGGACGACTTTTTGCGCCGCAAGCCGCCTAACAGGTAGCGCAAGCCTGCGCGCAGTTTTGTTTTGCTCGTGCAAAAATCAAAATGCCTATTTAAAGACTATCCCAGATGCGGTAAAATCCATTTGCTCCGGTTCTACGTTTAGTAATGATTTAAAAACCAGCCTGCCTATGGCTTTTAGCTCCGTCTCATGCGCCGGATTTGGATGCTGCTGTAACTCCTGCTGCATTGCCATTAGCAAAAACCCAAGCCCCATAGATATCTGATACGAGTTCATCATTTCCGTAGCTTTTCCCTCAAACAGCTCCGGTTTTTTGCGCAAAAACTCGGCGATCTGTAAAAATGCGGGCTTTACGGCTTCATCTGGCATCGGATGATTAAAATACGCCGCGTAA includes these proteins:
- the dnaE gene encoding DNA polymerase III subunit alpha, with product MSDFTDFTHLHLHTEYSLLDGANRIKELAKTLKKQGVKAAAITDHGNMFGAIDFYKTMKNEGIKPLIGIEAYIHNGEELGDKSTKQRFHLCLIAKNEIGYKNLMYLSSMSYIEGFYYYPRINKKILKEHSEGIICSSACLQGEVNWNLNQSERNLRFGAGGYEAAKEAALWYKDVFGDDFYLEIMRHGIGDQRRIDDEILRLAKELNIKVIATNDTHYTFKQRADAHEVFMCIAMNKLLDDPNRLRHSVHEFYVKTPAQMSELFADIPEAVTNTQEIVDKCDLTIKLGDATPPNFKFTLEYAAERNLSLPEPDKRYSIPNDSVLFEHECRQGLEDRLKFVPAERHEEYRTRLQREIDIINKMNFPGYMMIVWDFINEAKKRGVPVGPGRGSAAGSLVAYSLKITDLDPLPYNLLFERFLNPERVSMPDIDVDFCQNRRGEIIDYVIEKYGKFNVAQVITFGKLLAKGVIRDVARVCDMPYAEADAMAKLIPDELGITLEQAFEKEPKIGELIATNSNANRIWKFALDLEGLNRNAGMHAAGVVISNEELWNKTPLFRQPNAEEDHFVTQYSLKYLEDVDLIKFDFLGLKTLTVIDNAVKLVKKRFGKEIIWEQVNKNDPKTYETISSGQTLGLFQIESEGMQKVGADMRPDCFEDIIAMISLYRPGPMDLIPDFIKRKHGLEPITYIFPELQPILEPTYGVIVYQEQVMQIVQTIGGFSLGGADLVRRAMGKKIKEEMDRLKGKFIEGAEAQGLDGKKADELFELILHFASYGFNKSHAAAYTYVTFQTAYMKTYYPAEFMAALITSEETNADKISRYIDECKRLDIAILPPSVNKSAKEFSVVSEGGKDAIIYGLGAIKGVGGAAIENILEEQAKGEFKDIDDFVSRVDNFKVNKKVFESLIKSGSFDSFGLTRKMMLNNLDNIVEACKNAATIKKNAAESLFGDDESMGTVKTSLVRDDSELELKTKLKFELESVGIYLSGHPLDEYREQISKIKYTLSDKFDELPENGEMLLVGKIEDLTTRISKKNGKKMGTIEMLDFHGTVEIAVFDRGLGAVESMSADERDLPHAFKVRYSKDGQFMRINLDKILTLDEAMGMDFSHPLEKYKEQIEQIKHTPSKDFGKIDKTSEILVVGKIREVASITSKKSGKEFMMLSIMDLFSTFKVAAFDSEKGLIDSLSDEQKNAPLAFKVRYSRDDQGARINLIDVVSLEDARDMNFQSRSFKQRKESSGGSYQNGQTSSENRVKRELEDLVLELNLDETGKDLITQIYRAAIGEHRAAADKNNKRLIIRIKDAQEGRALVYTTEFIVGEGFEERALGLRQAV
- a CDS encoding ABC transporter permease; amino-acid sequence: MREIFKKSILILAIFALWQVVCELEIFTPYILPSPAATLKTMYSMSLSGELATHTITSFKRIFVGYALSFALALVLGGIATLLPKISVYYEWILEFFRNIPPLSLIAILVLWFGINETPKIIIIVLASFFPMFLSIQKGLTSCDVKLIEVGKIFGFSKFEIFYKIILKSALKDIFVGMRIGFGYAMRAIIGAEMIAASSGLGYLILDAEELSRADRIFVGIFTIGICGVLIDRLFLLLIAKFSLLRGEK
- a CDS encoding ABC transporter ATP-binding protein, whose product is MIEISNLSKHFYIGEKRIDVLRELNLNIKKDKITVILGRSGCGKTTLLRLVAGLESISLGEIKFKEPAKIGFVFQEARLMPFLNVYENIVFPLKKQEIEAAKIDSLISMIGLSDFKFAAVSQLSGGMSSRVSLARVLAYEANLILMDEPFAALDAFTRASMQAEILKIQAGKTILFVTHNIDEALFLADEIILLEKGGIKSNYDLSNSARPRDLLSEELIAVKRKILSEI
- a CDS encoding ABC transporter substrate-binding protein; translated protein: MRKFFKVLCAASLFCLVANASEGLDKIGMTYVKSPLNVPSIVDKFKGFYAKSFGVPVEYSEITSGAKQTQALASNSLQFLNCVGGTSVILAAANKADIKIISAYSRAPEAFVIFSKDQNIKSPKDLKGKKVAGPKGTILNELLVRYLALGGLSINDVEFISMGIPAAQAAVENGSVDAALLAGPAAYNAQKSGLNVVTTGKGVITPVIVTATSGEFYKKHKEVVEKFKKAQDEILDYIKANEDEALKFTAEETGLSIEAVKSMYPQYDFSSKITADDIKALEATQEFMLESKMIEQKIDIKSLLLN
- a CDS encoding tetratricopeptide repeat protein, whose product is MKNLIVLILFAIAAMAGEPKKGELSPEKEAFLSARYEELKKSCAQKDARACKRVILFYQKQTKKQNEKDIREAMQILLDACKDGKFDACAAAGEMHINNKDFVAAREILSPACDSGYQDACVQYGKSFEADGAPGKDEKRAKKLYETACEKGSALGCEHLGLAIGSSAPEQAVGYMRKACEMDAWRCFRFGTMAMPYGAKEGVMALVRSCHETDMLAGCIMLAKYHEKELREIAGEAEVKRLYARLCELVPHGEHCQKAQ
- a CDS encoding flavin reductase family protein; this translates as MAIIKVDLQKSYRILNPGATTLVSAKHGDDVNAMAITWAQALDYDKVTIVPHNGSYTRTLIEKSGYFAVQIPTAAQAELVSELGAENNSRFDNADKMKNVEIFYQDDSRVPLIAGCAAWLVCKRIPEPHNEQCYDLFIGEVVAAYADERIFDGGHWLFEKIPDELKTLHYVAGGRYYLDGKAVDTKRTPVSDE
- a CDS encoding SDR family NAD(P)-dependent oxidoreductase; translation: MKKYIVITGASSGIGAATAKAFAGCGENLILIARRAELLQSLKDEIAKISPESDALVKICDLARSENVLALWDELKSYELKALINNAGFGDYGAVGERDLSKISQMLELNIISLTLLSHLFVRDYKYKPTQLINISSAGGYSMVPNAVTYCASKFFVSAFTEGLHRELAQDKEAKMQAKVLAPAATRTEFGPVATDDAGYDYDAAFKRYHSSEEMAEFLLALYDSDACVGAVDRNSFEFSLGAARFDYAGKR
- a CDS encoding NAD-dependent epimerase/dehydratase family protein, with translation MGKTALVVGATGAVGREIVRGLCENENYDKIIVWTRRELKFSHEKLETQIVNFCDVKNMPPREIDEIFCALGTTMKQAGSRGQFYKVDVSYPVNIAKWGIASGARRFALISSQGADERSRFFYLRAKGKAEKKIAALKYESVQIARLPAIKSEREQVRMGELFTIWLFGFLPKFILTNYRPMSAKDIAAAVIAAAQTEAKGVQIYHPREFI